GGGTACCTGTCGTACGTGCTGCTGGGCAAGAGTGTCCAGGTGCCCGACGAGACCATCAAGCGGATCCACATCGACCCGTCCGCGTCGCCCTCGACGTCCCAGGCCCCCTCCTCGTCGCCTCCGCCCCCGTCCTCGCCGTCGCCGGGCCGCTGAGGGGCCCCGCGGCCCTCTACCCTGGGTAGGGACATGACGATCAACGTGACCACGGGCTACGACGGCCGTGACAAGGAACGCTGGGCGCCCGAGCCCCCCAAGCGGCGCGACCGCACGGCGTTCGAGCGCGACAGGGCCCGGGTGCTGCACAGCGCCGCCCTCCGCCGGCTGGCCGCCAAGACGCAGGTCGCCTCGCCCGGCGCCGACGCCGTGGCCGACACCGTGCAGAGCCTGCGCACCCGCCTCACCCACTCGCTGGAGTGCGCGCAGGTCGGCCGCGAGCTGGGCAAGTCGCTCGGCTGCGACCCCGACCTGGTGGAGACGGCCTGCCTGTCGCACGACATCGGGCATCCGCCGTTCGGGCACAACGGCGAGTACGCGCTCGACATCGTCGCCCGCGACTGCGGCGGGTTCGAGGGCAACGCGCAGAGCCTGCGTGTCCTGACCAGGCTGGAGCCCAAGTCGTTCGCCGCGGAGGGCCCGCCCCTGCACGGCCGCAGCGTCGGCCTCAACCTGACCCGCGCCGCGCTGGACGCCGCGATGAAGTACCCGTGGTCGCAGGCCGAGGCCGTGAACGGCAAGTTCGGCGTCTACGACGACGACGCGGACGTGGCGCGCTGGGTGCGCGACGGCGCCGAGCCGGGCCGCACCTGCTTCGAGGCCCAGGTCATGGACTGGAGCGACGACGTCGCCTACTCCGTCCACGACCTGGAGGACGCGCTGGTCGCCGGGCACGTCGACTTCGTCCGCCTCGCCGACGCCGCCGAGCGCCGCCTCGTCGCCGCCACGGCGGCGAAGCTGTACTGCCCCGACGCCGGCCAGGCCGAGCTGGAGGAGCGCTTCGCCGCGCTGCTCGCCGAGCCCTGCTGGCCCGACCGCTACGACGGCACCCCGCGCAGCCACGCCGCCCTCAAGAACCTGACCAGCACGCTGATCGGGCGGTTCTGCCTGGCCGCCGAGGCCGCCACGCGGGACGCCTACGGCGACCGCCCGCTCACCCGCTACGCGGCGGAGCTGATCGTGCCGCGGCGGCAGCGGCTGGAGAACGCCCTGCTCAAGGGCATCACGGCGCACTACGTGTGGATCAGCCACGAGGAGGTCAGGGCCCGCCAGCGGACGCTGATCACCGAACTCGCGGAGATGATGCTCGCGGGCGCGCCGGAGACCCTCGACCCGGGCTTCCGCGACGCGTTCACCGACGCCTCCGACGACGCCGCCCGGCTGCGCGCGGTGATCGACCAGATCGCCTCCCTGACCGACCTGTCGGCGATGGCCCGCCACCGCATGCTGGGCGGACGCGGGTACTGATCCGGGGCGCGGCCGGCGCGGGAGAGGGGACACGCCTCGACGCGCCAGCCGACGGACCCTTGTCTCGTGGCAGGCGCCGCTGTAGGGATAGCTACAGGTCCACTACAGGAGGTCACCATGCCCGAGGAGACGTTCGTCATCGCCGGCGCCGGCCTGGCCGGGGCCAAGGCGGCCGAGACGCTCCGAGAGGAGGGCTTCGCGGGCAGGGTGCTGCTGGTCGGGGAGGAGATCGAGCGGCCGTACGAGCGGCCTCCGCTGTCCAAGGGCTTCCTGCTGGACAAGGAGCCCCGGGACAAGGCCCACGTCCACGAGGCGGACTGGTACGACAAGCACGACGTGGAGCTGCGGGTCGGCACGTCCGTGGCGGCCGTCGACCGGGGCGCGCACCAGGTCCGGCTGTCCACCAGGGAGCCGATCGCCTACGACAAGCTGCTGCTGGCGACCGGCGCCTCCCCGCGCCGCCTGGACGTGCCGGGCTCCAAGCTCCAGGGCATCCACTACCTGCGGACGATGGCCGACTCGGCCGCGCTGAAGCAGGCGCTGGCGCCCGGCGGCCGCCGGGTCGTGGTGGCCGGGGCGGGCTGGATCGGCCTGGAGGCGGCGGCGGCCGCCCGCGAGCACGGCAACGAGGTGACGCTCATCGAGCCGGAGCCGGTGCCGCTGCACGCCGCGATGGGGCCCGAGCTCGGCGGGATGTTCGCCGACCTGCACCGCGAGCACGGCGTCGTCCTGCGGATGGACGAGGGCGTCGCCGGGTTCTGGGGCGCGGGGCAGGTCTCGGCGGTCGTGACCTCCGGCGGCGCGGAGGTGCCCGCGGACGTCGTGATCGTCGGCATCGGGGTGCGGCCCAACAGCCGGCTCGCCGAGGAGGCCGGGCTCGAGGTGTCCGACGGGATCCTCGTCGACCAGTCGCTGCGCACGTCCGACCCCGACATCTACGCGGCCGGGGACGTCGCCAACGCCTACCATCCGCTGCTCGGCCGCCGGATCCGCGTGGAGCACTGGGCGAACGCGCTGAACGGGGGGCCCGCCGCGGCCCGCGCGATGCTCGGCCGGGACGTCGTCTACGACCAGCTCCCCTACTTCTTCAGCGACCAGTACGAACTCGGCATGGAGATGTCGGGCGCCGCGGCGCCGGGGGAGTACGACGAGGTCGTGTACCGCGGGGACGTCCCGGGACGGGAGTTCCTCGCGTTCTGGCTGTCGGGCGGGCGGGTCGTCGCCGGCATGAACGTCAACGTGTGGGACGTCACCGGGGACGTCCAGGCGCTGATCCGGTCCGGGCGCCCGGTGGACGCCGCCCGCCTCGCCGACCCCGGGGTGCCGCTCGCGGACCTGGCGTGACGCGCCCGGGGCCGGGGTCCGTCCGGTAGGCCACGTAGGGTCTGCCGGGTGGCAACCGAGAAGATCACGACGCTGGCGCGGGCGCGCGTCGCGGTGACGCTGGCGTTCGCGGCGCACGGCCTGCTCGGCGCCGCCTGGGTCGCCCGCATCCCCCAGATCAAGGAGCACCTCGGGCTGAGCGAGGGCGCGATGGGCGTGGCGCTGCTCGGCGCGCCCGTCGGCGTGGTCGCGGCCGTCCGGTTCGCGGGGAGGATCATCGGCCGGTGGGGCAGCCGCGCGACGACGATCGCGGCGGGGGCCGCCGGCGCGCTGGCGCTCGTCCCGCTCGGACTGTCCTGGAACCTCGGCGGGCTGATCCTGTCGCTGCTGCTGATGGGCGCCTCGCTCGGGCTGATGGACGTGGCGATGAACGCGCAGGGCGTCGCGGTGGAGCGCGGCTACGGCCGTCCGCTGATGTCGGGGCTGCACGGCTCCTACAGCATCGGGACGCTGCTGGCCGCGCTGGCCGGCGCGGCGGCCGCGCACGCGGGCGTCCCCGTCGCGCCGCACCTGGCGGTCGCGGCGGCGCTGCTGATCGCCTTGCTGGCTTTCGGTTGCCGCGGCCTGCTGGACCGCTCCGCCGACGAACTCCCCGCGCCGGCCGAGGACGCCCCCGCCCCCTCGCGCTCCCCGCGCCGGCCGCTGGTGCTGCTCGGCGTCATCGGGCTGTGCTCGTTCGTGGGGGAGGGCGCCATGGCCGACTGGAGCGCCATCTACCTGCGGGAGAACCTCGGCACCGGGCCCGGCGTGGCCGGGCTCGGGTACGCCGGGTGCGCGGTGGCGATGACCGTGGGGAGGCTCACCGGCGACCAGGTCGTCGCGCGCTTCGGGCCCGTCCCGGTCCTGCGGGGCGGGTCGCTGGTCGCCGCGCTCGGCCTCGGCCTCGGGCTCGCGGCGGGCGACCCGACCGCGGCCGTGGCCGGGTTCACGCTGTTCGGCCTCGGCGTCGCGGTCGTGGCGCCCGTCACCTTCAGCGCGGCGGGCAACGTGCCCGGCGTGCCGCCCGCGGCCGGCATCTCCCGGGTGACCGGCGTCGGCTACCTCGGCCTGCTCGGCGGCCCGCCCGTCATCGGGTTCGTCGCGCAGGGCGTGGGCCTGGCGTGGGCGCTGGCCGTCCCGGTCGCGCTGGTCGGGCTGATCGTCCTGCTCGCCCCGGCGGCGGCGACGGCCGAGCGGTGACGGCGGGCGGAGGCGGCCGAGTCGTTGATCTTTTGCGGGGTTGCGACCTTCGTATATGTCCTACTCAGGTAAGGTCTGGGCGAGTGAGCACCATGCAGCGGTCGAGACCGGCCGAAACGGTCGCGTCCGCCCCGGCGCTGCGGACATTCCTTGGCGAACTGCTCAGTTTCGGTTTCGTGGGGTGCCTCGGCACGCTGATCATGATCTTCGGCGCCAACCTGATGCGCGCCTGGCTCGGCGGCAGCCCGGTCACGAGCGTCGTCGTGCCGACCGTGGCGTCCACCCTGTCGTCCTACCTGCTCAACCGGTTCTGGACGTTCCGGCACCGCGACAGCGACGGCTCCGGCCGGGAGGTCGCGATCTTCTTCGCGCTGAACGGCGTGGGGCTGCTGATCCAGGTGCTGTGCACCGGCTTCACCTACTACACCCTCGGCCTGCACGGCGGGATCGCCTACAACCTGGGGCTCCTCGCGGGCGTCGGCCTCGGGGCGGCGTTCCGCTACTGGTCGTACAAGAAGTGGGTGTTCACCCCCGCCGCGGCATGAAACGGCGGCCGCGGGGGTTGTCTCCTCACGCAAGCACAGCCGACGCACGGAGCGGGCGTGAGCCGACTCGACGATGAATGGGCCGAGCACCGGTCCGCCGTGTTCGGCGCCGCGTACCGGATCACCGGGAGCGTCGCGGACGCCGAGGACATCACCCAGGACGTGTGGCTGCGCGCCTCCGCGAGGGAGCCGCTGGACGACGTCCGCGACCTGCGCGCCTGGCTGCTCACGGTGGCCGCGCGCCGCGCCTACGACCTGCTGGGCTCGGCCCGCGCGCGGCGCGTGGACTACGTGGGGCCGTGGCTGCCCGAGCCGCTGCTGACCGGGCCGGACGCCGCCGAGCCGGTGCTGATGGACGAGACGGCCGGGACCGCGATGCTCGTGGTCATGGAGGAGCTGTCGCCGCCGGAGCGCGTGGCGTTCGTCCTGCACCAGGCGTTCGAGGTGCCCTACGAGCAGATCGCCGGGGTGCTCGGCAGGTCGGCCGCCGCGTGCCGGCAGCTCGCGTCCCGCGCCCGCCGCAAGATCGCCATGGCGCTGCCGCCCCGCCCGGCCCCGGCGGCCGAGCGCGACCGGGTGCTCGCGGCCTTCCGGTCCGCCTACGAGCGCGGCGACGAGGCCGCGCTGCTCGCGCTGCTGGACCCGGACGCCGTCTACACCGCCGACGGCGGCGGGCGCGTCTTCGCCGCCCGGAAGGTCATCGCCGGGGCGGGACGGGTGGCGACCGCGCTGCTGCGCGTCGGCGCCCGCAACCGGCTGCGGCTGGAGTTCGCGGAGATCAACGGCCGCCGCGAGCTGCTGGTGCGGCGGGACGGGCGGACGGCCGCGGTCGACACCGTGGAGGTCGAGGGCGGCCGCGTCACCGCCGTCCGCCGGGTCCTCAACCCCGACAAGCTCACGTCCCTGCGCGGGATCTGAGCACCGGGGCCGGTCTCACCGCCCCGCCGGGACGATCTTCTCGGTCTGGGCCAGGGCCTCGGCGAGGACACCGGCCAGGTCCTGGCCGGTGCCCTGCGAGAAGATCACCTGGTCGACGCCCCGCTCGGCGAGCCGGCCGACGGTGTCGACGGCGGCGCCGACCGAGGGCGTTCCGGTGAAGAAGGTCAGCGAGGTCTTCTCGATCTCGGCGTAGTCGCGGCCCTCGCGCTCGCAGTGCTCTCCCAGGACCTCCAGCTTGCGGGGCAGCTCGTCGCCGTCGAAGAGGTTGCAGGCGTCGGCGTACTTCGCCACGAACCGCAGCGTCTTCTTCTCCCCGCCCCCGCCGACGAGGATCGGCGGGTGGGGGCGCCGCAGCGCGGGCGGCGAGTTGAGCGGGCGCTCCAGCGCGTAGTGCTCGCCCTCGAACGGCGACTCGTCGCCGTCCCACATCCGGCGGGCGATCCGCAGCGTCTCCTCCAGCCGCTCGAACCGCTCCGCGGTCGGCGGGAACGGGATGCCGAGGCCGCGCGACTCCTCGTCGTTCCAGGCGGCGCCGACACCGAGCCACGCGCGCCCGCCCGACAGGACGTCCAGCGTGGTCACGGTCTTGACCAGCACGCCCGGATGCCGGTAGGTGACGCCGGTGACCATCGTCCCCAGCGTGATCCGCTCCGTCAGCGCCGCCGCGTACGCGAGCGCGGAGTAGCCCTCCAGCATGGGCTCCTCCGGCGGGCCCACGGCGCCGATCTGGAAGAAGTGGTCCATCACCCACAGGGAGTGCAGCCCGCCCTGGTCGGCCTCGCGGGCGACGCGGCCGAACGCCGGGCCGATCCGCTCCGTCCCGCCGGGAAAGGTGAAGCTGGGAACCTGAAGTCCGATGCGCATGGCGACTCCTCCGTGCTTCGTGGCCTACGTCTCTCCTTTCCACTCTGCGACCTGGAGCGCGCTCCAGGTCAAGCGGCCGCACCGGCCCGGCGTTGACCTGGAGTGCGCTCCAGGTGCGATCCTGGGGTGCGTGAGCTCCTACTCTCCCGCCGAGACCGCCGAGAAGAGCGGTTTCAGCATCGACACGCTGCGTTACTACGAGAAGATCGGGCTGCTGTCCGGGATCGCGCGGAACGCGTCGGGGCGGCGCGTGTTCTCCGACGACGACCTGCAGTGGCTCGGGATGCTGCGCTGCCTGCGCGGCACCGGGATGCCGATTGCCGAGATGCTGCGCTACTCCGAGCTGGCCCGCGGCGGCGGCGAGACCGTCCAGGAGCGGCTCGACCTGCTCCAGGAGCACGACCGCCGGGTGGAGGAGCAGATCGCCACGCTGCGCGCGCAGCAGCGGCAGATCAAGGTGAAGATCGGTTTCTACCGGGAGGCGTCGTTGACCTGCGAGCCCGCCCCCGCCTCCGCCTGAGCGAGGGCGCGCTCCGCGCGCTCCCACGTCCCGGCCGGATCGAAGGCGTCCGCCCACCAGGTGTCGGCGCGGATCGTCCCGCGCCGCCGGAACCTGCGCATGACGGCGACGTGCGGCGGCCAGGCGACGAAGCCGCGCAGCGCGGCGTCGCCGGTCCAGACCGAGACGGAGCCGCACCTGCGCCGGCGGAGGTCGGTCCACAGCCACAGGCCGACGGCGCCCTCCAGGTCGGGCCACGACCGGCGCAACGCCATGCCCGCGCGGAAGGCCCTCGGCAGGTCGAGGGTGTGCGCGCAGGTGAAGTCGGTGACGCTGACGAGGACCGGGCCCGTCGCCCGGACCGACCCGGCGCGCCAGCGGGTCCTCAGGAGCGCCATGAGGGGTCCCGGCCGAGGAGGGTGAGCAGGCGGTCCCGCGGCTCCGCGCCGGCCGGGGAGGGGACGGACGAGGCGAACGAGTCGCCGGGGCCCCGGCCCTCCTCGGGGACTATGGCGGCGACCTTCAGGGACGCCTCCACGAGTTCGCCGGCGGGCTCCCAGGCGGCGCCGATCGAGGCGGCGACGTCCCAGGCGTGCACGACGAGGTCGACGAAGTGGAAGCTGATCGCAAGCGCGGCCGGGAAGGCGCCGCCGTCGCGGACCTCGGGGAGGGCGAACCCGGCGTCCAGGGCCACCGCTGCGAAGGCCTCCGTCACGAGGTCGGCGGAGGCCCGCGCCGCGGCGAGGGGGTCGTCGCCGAGGTCGCCGCCCCGCCAGGCGGACAGCCGCGCGCCCTCGCCCCGGGCGGCGGCCGCGAAGCCCTCGTCCTGGCTCACCTGGTGGCGCAGCAGGCCGTGCAGGGTCCAGTCGGGGCACGGCGTCGGCAGGCGCAGCGCGTCCGGCTTCACCTGCGCGACGACGGACAGATAGAGATCGGCCGCTTTCCGGTCGAGTGGCCGGAAATCGGTGGTGAGCAGTTCGTTGAGCAGGTCCATGCCGCCACGCTAGGGAGTCGCAGAGGCCCAGGTACAGGTCCAAAATTGCGCATAATGACTGAGCCGATTTAGGCTCGGCGCCGTGGACCTCCACGTGAGCCTGGTGGGGCGCCGCGACCTCGCCGGGCAGATCTACGGCCAGCTGCGCGCCGCGATCCTGGACGGCCGGCTGCGCGCGGGCGAGGCGCTCCCGCCGACGCGCGAGCTGGCGCGGCGCCTGGCGATCTCGCGCAACACGGTCGGCGTCGCCTACGACCGGCTGGCGGCCGAGGGGTTCCTGACGAGCCGGGTGGGCGCGGGGACGTTCGTCCGGGAGACCGGGTCCGCCGCGCGCGGCGCGCCCTCGCCCTCGGCCTCGCCGCTGCGGCCGCGCGCCGTGTGGCGGGAGGTGTCGGTCTGGCCGGCGCCGATGCCCGGGATCCGGTGGGACTTCCGCGCCGGACTGCCCGACGTGCGGCTGTTCCCTTACGAGGCCTGGCGGCGGATCACGTCGGGCCTGCTGCGGCCGTCGGGGCTGGCCGACCCCGCCTCGGCGGCGGACCCTGCCGGGCTGCCCGCCCTGCGCGAGGCCGTCGCCCGGCACGTGGGCGTCTCGCGGTCGGTGCGGGCGAGCGCGGCCGACGTCGTCGTCACCTCCGGCGTCCAGCAGGCCCTCGACCTGATCGTCCGGGTCCTCCTGGAACCGGGCGACGTGGTGGCCGTGGAGGACCCCGGATACCCGCCCGTGCGGATGCTCCTCGCCGCCGCCGGGATGCGGGTGCGCGGCGTGCCGGTCGACGCCGAGGGGCTCCGGGTGGACGCGCTGCCCGCCGAGGCGCGGGCCGTCTACGTCACGCCCTCGCACCAGTTCCCGCTGGGCATGCCGATGTCGCTGCCGCGCCGCAGGGCGCTGCTCGACTGGGCGCGGCGCCGGGACGTGGTGATCGTCGAGGACGACTACGACACCGAGTACCGCTACGGCGGGCGGCCCGTCGAGCCGCTGCAGAGCCTCGACGAGGACGGCCGCGTCCTGTACACCGGCACCTTCTCCAAGATCATGCGGCCGGTGCTGCGGCTGGGGTTCCTGGTGGCGCCCCCGGCGCTGCACCACGCGTTCCGCATGGCGCGCTACGTCTCGTCGTGGCACGCCGAGCTGCCCGCGCAGGCCGCGCTCGCCCGGTTCATCGACGAGGGGCTGCTCGCCCGGCACATCCGCAGGTCCCGCCGCGAGTACCGGGCGCGGCACGAGCGCGTCGCCGAGCGGGTCGCCGGGCTGCCGGGGGACCGGCTCGACCTCGTCCCGTCCGAGGCGGGGCTGCATCTGAGCGCGGTGTTCCGGGACGGCGCGGACGACGCGGCCGTCGCCGCGAAGGCGCTCGCCGCGGGCGTCGGGCTGTTCGCGCTGTCGGAGTTCGCCGTGACGGGGCCGCCCGGCGCGGGCCTGGTCCTCGGGTACGGCGCCGTGACGCCGCCCGAGATCGACGAGGGGATGCGCCGGCTGGCGGGGGTCCTTCGCGGCTAGCGGTGAACGGGCGTGATGCGCCGGCCGTCCGCGCCGAAGAACAGGACACGGTCCAGGTCGACCGCCAGCGCGACGCGTTCGCCCCGGTCGGGCCGCCCGCCGGGCGCGATGCGGAAGACGAGGTCGGACCGCCGGTGGTGGCCCGCGTGCTCCTCGGCCGGCTCCTGCGCCTCGGCCGGCCTGCCGAACAGCGCCCGCACCCGGTCGCGCAGCCCGGCCCGCTCCTCCGCGAGGACCGGGGGCCGCTCGGGACGCCCGACCTCGTTCGCGTCCACCGTGGGGATGCCGGCCTCGGCGTAGGCGAGCCACTCGTGGCCGTGGAACTCGAGCGCGCGGACCTGGCCGGACAGGACGGTCCCGGACGGGGCGGGCGAGCCCGGGGCGATCGGCATCATCGTGTCGGGGCGGATCCCGACGATCACGGGCCGGCCCTGATGGCTGATCAGCGCGGACGCCCGCGGGTCGTCCCAGGGCAGGGTGAGCCGCTGCGGTCCGAGGTCGAGCATCAGCCCCTGGCCCTCGACCGCCCACAGGGTGGCCTGCAGCAGGTTGATCGGAGGCGAGCTGAGGAACGCGGCCACGAACACGGTCGCCGGGTCCTCGTAGATCTGCTCGGGGGTGCCGACGTCCTCCAGGACGCCGTCGCGCAGCACGGCCATCCGGTCGGCCATCGTCATGGCCTCGACCTGGTCGTGCGTGACGTAGACGGTGGTGGTGCCGCTGGAGCGCACCAGCGCGGCGATCTCGACGCGCAGCTCGGTGCGCAGGCCCGCGTCCAGGCTCGACAGCGGCTCGTCCATCAGGAACAGCGACGGCTCGCGGATCAGCGCCCGCCCGATCGCGGCCCGCTGCCGCTGGCCCCCCGACAGGGTGCGCGGCAACCGGTCGATCATGGTGTTGATGCCGAGCGCGCGCGCCAGCTCGACGACCTTCGCGGAGGCCTCGGCGCGGTCGTCCCCGGACACCTCCAGCGGGAACATCATGTTGCCCTTGACCGTGCGGTGCGGGTAGAGCGCGCCTTCCTGGAACACCATCGCCACGTTGCGGTCGCGCGGCGGCAGGTCGTTGGCCACGGTGCCGTTCAGCCACAGGTCCCCGCCGGTGATCTCCTCCAGCCCGGCGATCATGCGCAGGATGGTCGACTTGCCGCAGCCGGACGGTCCGAGGAGGACGAACAGCTCCCCGTCGTTGATGCGCAGGCGGACGTTGCGGACCGCCGCGTGCCCGCCGGGATACACCTTGTCGACGCCGTCCAGCACAACATCCGTCATCGAGTCCGCCTGGGGGTGGGCAAATCTACGGTGGGCCATCTCATCGCGGTGCGGTCCACGTTGTCCAGAGTAAAACCGGGGTTACCCGCCGTTAACCCGGCCGAGTCCGGCCATGATCGTATATTCCGGCGCCGCGGGATGTTTCCCGGCTTCGAGCTGCTCGGAGGCCGTGCCGGGGGGACCGGCGGACCGCCGCCCTGGAGATCGGCGCTCCGCCGTGTCACCTTTGATCACGAAGCCCGTCCGGGGTTCGAAGGAGGAGCTCCCATGCCCGACTCCCCACCCGCCGTCACCCGCCGCGCCTTCCTGCACCGCACCGGCGCGGGCGCCGTCCTGCTCGCGGGCGGCGTGCTCGCCGGCGGAACCGCCGCCGCCGCGCCGGCCGGCCGATCCGCCCTCGCCGGCCCCGCCCGCGGGCCCGCGCCCGCCGACCTCGACCCGCTGGCCCTGCTGAGGAAGATGCTGTCGTTCGACACCCAGAACTTCGGGGAGGGCGGCGCCACCCGTGCCCACGCCGAGATGCTCAAGGCGGTCTGGGAGGCCGCGGGGGTCCCCGCGCAGATCGTCCCCACGCCGAAGAAGGACAACGTCCACCTGATCGCCAGGATCGAGGGCGCCACCGCGGCGCCGCCGCTGCTGCTGCTCGGACATTCCGATGTCGTTCCGGTGGAACGTGACAAATGGTCAGTCGACCCGTTCGCCGGAATCGTTCGCGACGGGGAGGTCTACGGCCGCGGCGCCCTGGACATGAAGGGCGCCAACTCCGCGAACATCAGCGCCCTGCTCAGGCACGTCAAGGAGGGCGCGAGGTTCGACCGCGACATCATCGTCCTCACCGACTGTGACGAGGAGGCCGGGCAGTACGGCTCCCACTGGCTGGCCGAGCACCACTGGGACAAGATCAACGCGGGCATGGTGCTCACCGAGGGCGGCTGGTTCCTCGCCCAGAAGGACCGGCGGACGCCGATGCTCATCACGGTGACCCGCCAGGACAAGGTCTACTTCAACCTCGACCTCGCCGCCGGCGGCACCGCCACCCACTCCTCCAAGCCCAACCCCGACTCGGCCATCGCCCGGCTCTCCCGCGCCGTCGCCGACCTCGACACCTGGCTCGCGCCGGTCGCGCTCACCCCCGTGACGCGGGAGTACTTCGGCGCGCTGGCCAAGGCCACCGACGACCGCCCGTTCGAACGGGCGCTGCGGCTGCTGCTGTCCGCCCGCTCCCAGCAGGCCCGCGAGCGGGCGGCCGCGCTCGTCGT
The sequence above is a segment of the Actinomadura coerulea genome. Coding sequences within it:
- the sigJ gene encoding RNA polymerase sigma factor SigJ; this translates as MSRLDDEWAEHRSAVFGAAYRITGSVADAEDITQDVWLRASAREPLDDVRDLRAWLLTVAARRAYDLLGSARARRVDYVGPWLPEPLLTGPDAAEPVLMDETAGTAMLVVMEELSPPERVAFVLHQAFEVPYEQIAGVLGRSAAACRQLASRARRKIAMALPPRPAPAAERDRVLAAFRSAYERGDEAALLALLDPDAVYTADGGGRVFAARKVIAGAGRVATALLRVGARNRLRLEFAEINGRRELLVRRDGRTAAVDTVEVEGGRVTAVRRVLNPDKLTSLRGI
- a CDS encoding PLP-dependent aminotransferase family protein, which encodes MDLHVSLVGRRDLAGQIYGQLRAAILDGRLRAGEALPPTRELARRLAISRNTVGVAYDRLAAEGFLTSRVGAGTFVRETGSAARGAPSPSASPLRPRAVWREVSVWPAPMPGIRWDFRAGLPDVRLFPYEAWRRITSGLLRPSGLADPASAADPAGLPALREAVARHVGVSRSVRASAADVVVTSGVQQALDLIVRVLLEPGDVVAVEDPGYPPVRMLLAAAGMRVRGVPVDAEGLRVDALPAEARAVYVTPSHQFPLGMPMSLPRRRALLDWARRRDVVIVEDDYDTEYRYGGRPVEPLQSLDEDGRVLYTGTFSKIMRPVLRLGFLVAPPALHHAFRMARYVSSWHAELPAQAALARFIDEGLLARHIRRSRREYRARHERVAERVAGLPGDRLDLVPSEAGLHLSAVFRDGADDAAVAAKALAAGVGLFALSEFAVTGPPGAGLVLGYGAVTPPEIDEGMRRLAGVLRG
- a CDS encoding GtrA family protein produces the protein MQRSRPAETVASAPALRTFLGELLSFGFVGCLGTLIMIFGANLMRAWLGGSPVTSVVVPTVASTLSSYLLNRFWTFRHRDSDGSGREVAIFFALNGVGLLIQVLCTGFTYYTLGLHGGIAYNLGLLAGVGLGAAFRYWSYKKWVFTPAAA
- a CDS encoding MerR family transcriptional regulator; amino-acid sequence: MSSYSPAETAEKSGFSIDTLRYYEKIGLLSGIARNASGRRVFSDDDLQWLGMLRCLRGTGMPIAEMLRYSELARGGGETVQERLDLLQEHDRRVEEQIATLRAQQRQIKVKIGFYREASLTCEPAPASA
- a CDS encoding LLM class F420-dependent oxidoreductase, with translation MRIGLQVPSFTFPGGTERIGPAFGRVAREADQGGLHSLWVMDHFFQIGAVGPPEEPMLEGYSALAYAAALTERITLGTMVTGVTYRHPGVLVKTVTTLDVLSGGRAWLGVGAAWNDEESRGLGIPFPPTAERFERLEETLRIARRMWDGDESPFEGEHYALERPLNSPPALRRPHPPILVGGGGEKKTLRFVAKYADACNLFDGDELPRKLEVLGEHCEREGRDYAEIEKTSLTFFTGTPSVGAAVDTVGRLAERGVDQVIFSQGTGQDLAGVLAEALAQTEKIVPAGR
- a CDS encoding NAD(P)/FAD-dependent oxidoreductase, producing MPEETFVIAGAGLAGAKAAETLREEGFAGRVLLVGEEIERPYERPPLSKGFLLDKEPRDKAHVHEADWYDKHDVELRVGTSVAAVDRGAHQVRLSTREPIAYDKLLLATGASPRRLDVPGSKLQGIHYLRTMADSAALKQALAPGGRRVVVAGAGWIGLEAAAAAREHGNEVTLIEPEPVPLHAAMGPELGGMFADLHREHGVVLRMDEGVAGFWGAGQVSAVVTSGGAEVPADVVIVGIGVRPNSRLAEEAGLEVSDGILVDQSLRTSDPDIYAAGDVANAYHPLLGRRIRVEHWANALNGGPAAARAMLGRDVVYDQLPYFFSDQYELGMEMSGAAAPGEYDEVVYRGDVPGREFLAFWLSGGRVVAGMNVNVWDVTGDVQALIRSGRPVDAARLADPGVPLADLA
- a CDS encoding TIGR03086 family metal-binding protein, which codes for MDLLNELLTTDFRPLDRKAADLYLSVVAQVKPDALRLPTPCPDWTLHGLLRHQVSQDEGFAAAARGEGARLSAWRGGDLGDDPLAAARASADLVTEAFAAVALDAGFALPEVRDGGAFPAALAISFHFVDLVVHAWDVAASIGAAWEPAGELVEASLKVAAIVPEEGRGPGDSFASSVPSPAGAEPRDRLLTLLGRDPSWRS
- a CDS encoding deoxyguanosinetriphosphate triphosphohydrolase; this encodes MTINVTTGYDGRDKERWAPEPPKRRDRTAFERDRARVLHSAALRRLAAKTQVASPGADAVADTVQSLRTRLTHSLECAQVGRELGKSLGCDPDLVETACLSHDIGHPPFGHNGEYALDIVARDCGGFEGNAQSLRVLTRLEPKSFAAEGPPLHGRSVGLNLTRAALDAAMKYPWSQAEAVNGKFGVYDDDADVARWVRDGAEPGRTCFEAQVMDWSDDVAYSVHDLEDALVAGHVDFVRLADAAERRLVAATAAKLYCPDAGQAELEERFAALLAEPCWPDRYDGTPRSHAALKNLTSTLIGRFCLAAEAATRDAYGDRPLTRYAAELIVPRRQRLENALLKGITAHYVWISHEEVRARQRTLITELAEMMLAGAPETLDPGFRDAFTDASDDAARLRAVIDQIASLTDLSAMARHRMLGGRGY
- a CDS encoding ABC transporter ATP-binding protein, whose protein sequence is MTDVVLDGVDKVYPGGHAAVRNVRLRINDGELFVLLGPSGCGKSTILRMIAGLEEITGGDLWLNGTVANDLPPRDRNVAMVFQEGALYPHRTVKGNMMFPLEVSGDDRAEASAKVVELARALGINTMIDRLPRTLSGGQRQRAAIGRALIREPSLFLMDEPLSSLDAGLRTELRVEIAALVRSSGTTTVYVTHDQVEAMTMADRMAVLRDGVLEDVGTPEQIYEDPATVFVAAFLSSPPINLLQATLWAVEGQGLMLDLGPQRLTLPWDDPRASALISHQGRPVIVGIRPDTMMPIAPGSPAPSGTVLSGQVRALEFHGHEWLAYAEAGIPTVDANEVGRPERPPVLAEERAGLRDRVRALFGRPAEAQEPAEEHAGHHRRSDLVFRIAPGGRPDRGERVALAVDLDRVLFFGADGRRITPVHR
- a CDS encoding MFS transporter; its protein translation is MATEKITTLARARVAVTLAFAAHGLLGAAWVARIPQIKEHLGLSEGAMGVALLGAPVGVVAAVRFAGRIIGRWGSRATTIAAGAAGALALVPLGLSWNLGGLILSLLLMGASLGLMDVAMNAQGVAVERGYGRPLMSGLHGSYSIGTLLAALAGAAAAHAGVPVAPHLAVAAALLIALLAFGCRGLLDRSADELPAPAEDAPAPSRSPRRPLVLLGVIGLCSFVGEGAMADWSAIYLRENLGTGPGVAGLGYAGCAVAMTVGRLTGDQVVARFGPVPVLRGGSLVAALGLGLGLAAGDPTAAVAGFTLFGLGVAVVAPVTFSAAGNVPGVPPAAGISRVTGVGYLGLLGGPPVIGFVAQGVGLAWALAVPVALVGLIVLLAPAAATAER